A genomic window from Polaribacter gangjinensis includes:
- a CDS encoding ABC transporter ATP-binding protein, whose amino-acid sequence MEREKIISVKNLTKEFGHFTAVKGISFDVYKGEIFGFLGANGAGKTTAMKMLIGISNPTSGEANVAGFDVHSQADMVKKSIGYMSQKFSMYDDLTIKENITFFGGIYGLSRIQIKQKIAQLIEELELQEVANNLVGSLPLGWKQKLSFSVALLHEPKIVFLDEPTGGVDPITRRQFWEMIYTQAYKGTTIFVTTHYMDEAEYCDRVSIMVDGSIEALDTPKNLKEQFKVDSMNDVFLKLARNIE is encoded by the coding sequence ATGGAAAGAGAAAAAATAATATCTGTAAAAAATTTAACGAAAGAGTTTGGTCATTTTACTGCTGTAAAAGGCATTTCATTTGATGTTTATAAAGGAGAAATTTTTGGTTTTTTAGGAGCCAATGGAGCAGGGAAAACAACAGCTATGAAAATGTTGATTGGAATTTCAAATCCTACTTCAGGTGAAGCCAATGTTGCAGGTTTTGATGTTCACTCACAAGCCGATATGGTAAAAAAAAGCATTGGTTATATGAGTCAAAAATTCTCAATGTATGATGATTTAACTATTAAAGAAAACATTACTTTTTTTGGTGGAATTTATGGATTATCAAGAATACAAATCAAACAAAAAATCGCACAATTAATAGAAGAATTAGAACTTCAAGAAGTAGCCAATAATTTAGTAGGTTCGTTACCATTGGGTTGGAAACAAAAATTGTCGTTTTCAGTTGCATTACTGCACGAGCCAAAAATTGTTTTTCTCGATGAGCCAACAGGAGGCGTTGACCCAATAACCCGAAGACAATTTTGGGAAATGATTTATACACAAGCTTATAAAGGTACTACCATTTTTGTAACCACACATTACATGGATGAAGCAGAATATTGCGACCGTGTTTCTATTATGGTTGACGGCTCTATTGAAGCTTTAGACACCCCAAAAAATTTGAAAGAACAATTCAAAGTAGATTCTATGAATGATGTGTTTTTAAAATTAGCGCGGAATATTGAATAA
- a CDS encoding TetR/AcrR family transcriptional regulator gives MDKIKTENTETEILIAAKEIFQQKGMAGARMQEIADKAKINKALLHYYYRSKQLLFEAVFKSAFSLLAPQLNKVLNDDSDLFEKIRKFTENYVSFVIRHPYLPNFVVQELNKNPEFVQKLRSEKNFPSIEKFKLQVSDAINQGIIKPIEAEQLFINIISLNIFPFIGEPLLMALVNVDKESYNKILENRKTEVAEFIINSIKI, from the coding sequence ATGGATAAAATTAAAACTGAAAATACTGAAACTGAAATATTAATAGCAGCAAAAGAAATCTTTCAGCAAAAAGGAATGGCAGGTGCAAGAATGCAAGAAATAGCAGATAAAGCAAAAATTAATAAAGCATTATTGCATTATTATTATAGGAGCAAACAATTATTATTTGAAGCTGTTTTCAAAAGTGCTTTTTCGCTTTTAGCACCACAATTAAATAAAGTGCTAAATGATGATAGCGATTTATTTGAAAAAATAAGAAAATTTACTGAAAATTATGTCTCGTTTGTAATCAGACATCCCTATTTACCAAATTTTGTAGTACAAGAATTAAATAAAAACCCAGAATTTGTTCAAAAGCTTCGCTCTGAAAAAAATTTTCCTTCCATTGAAAAATTTAAACTTCAAGTAAGTGATGCTATAAATCAAGGAATTATTAAACCAATCGAAGCCGAACAGTTATTTATCAATATTATCTCTTTAAATATTTTTCCTTTTATCGGAGAACCGCTATTGATGGCGCTTGTTAATGTGGATAAAGAAAGCTACAATAAAATACTAGAAAATAGAAAAACGGAAGTGGCTGAGTTTATCATTAATTCAATAAAAATATAA
- a CDS encoding DUF305 domain-containing protein, with protein MENSKEHSNKGNYKTFFIMLACSFVAMYITMYLNTYSIDHVWFSLTRFYMTCLGISTMAVIMWFFMRKMYNDKKKNIAILAGSFILFVGALGLVRTQAPIIGDVLWMKAMIPHHSIAILTSERADIQDPEVKKLAEDIIKAQRKEIGEMKAMIKRLENEK; from the coding sequence ATGGAAAATTCAAAAGAACACTCAAACAAAGGAAATTACAAAACCTTCTTTATAATGTTGGCTTGCTCATTTGTAGCAATGTACATCACAATGTACTTAAACACCTATTCCATAGACCACGTATGGTTTAGTTTAACACGATTCTATATGACGTGTTTAGGAATTTCAACAATGGCAGTAATAATGTGGTTTTTTATGCGAAAAATGTATAATGATAAAAAGAAGAATATCGCCATACTCGCAGGTAGTTTTATTCTGTTTGTAGGTGCATTAGGGTTGGTAAGAACACAAGCACCAATTATTGGTGATGTCCTTTGGATGAAAGCAATGATACCACACCATTCTATCGCTATTTTAACAAGTGAAAGAGCAGATATTCAAGACCCAGAAGTTAAGAAATTAGCAGAAGACATTATAAAAGCACAACGTAAAGAAATAGGAGAAATGAAAGCAATGATAAAACGATTAGAGAATGAAAAATAA
- a CDS encoding cation transporter, whose translation MQKTVFKISKMDCPSEENLIKMKLSDIDGIKQLDFNLEERILTLYHNSNVNEIGNALKELKLNESLISSEDTDTIITESTRSQSKLLWTVLIINFAFFIIEMSTGLISKSMGLVADSLDMLADSFVYGLSLIAVGGTVLKKKRIAKYAGYFQITLAIIGIVEVIRRFLGYESLPVFSTMIIVSVFALIANGICLYLLQKSKSQEAHMRASMIFTSNDIIINLGVITAGVLVNWLHSGIPDLIIGIIVFGLVIQGAFRILKLSK comes from the coding sequence ATGCAGAAAACAGTTTTCAAAATATCAAAAATGGATTGTCCTTCTGAAGAAAATCTAATCAAAATGAAACTTTCTGATATAGATGGTATCAAACAACTTGATTTTAATTTAGAAGAAAGAATCTTAACACTATATCATAATTCAAATGTAAATGAAATTGGTAATGCCTTAAAAGAATTAAAATTAAATGAAAGTTTAATCAGTTCAGAAGATACCGACACAATTATTACTGAATCTACAAGGAGTCAATCCAAACTGTTGTGGACAGTTCTAATCATCAATTTTGCATTTTTTATTATTGAAATGAGTACAGGACTTATTTCAAAATCAATGGGATTAGTTGCTGATAGTTTAGATATGTTGGCAGATTCATTTGTTTATGGATTGAGTTTAATAGCGGTTGGTGGTACAGTTTTAAAAAAGAAACGTATTGCAAAATATGCAGGCTATTTTCAGATAACACTTGCAATTATCGGAATCGTTGAGGTAATACGTCGGTTTTTAGGCTATGAATCGCTACCTGTATTTTCAACAATGATTATCGTTTCAGTATTTGCTTTGATTGCAAATGGCATTTGCTTGTACCTCTTACAAAAATCTAAAAGTCAAGAAGCACATATGCGTGCCAGTATGATTTTTACCTCTAATGATATTATAATAAATCTTGGCGTAATTACAGCAGGCGTTTTAGTCAATTGGCTGCATTCTGGTATTCCAGATTTAATTATAGGAATCATTGTATTTGGATTGGTGATACAAGGTGCATTCAGGATATTAAAATTAAGTAAGTAA
- a CDS encoding efflux RND transporter periplasmic adaptor subunit — protein sequence MKNNKIVIYIGILVVGVLLGWLLFGGSSKKDTEHNHDTISETNQMWTCSMHPQIMQPESGDCPICGMDLIPADGGSDGLLADQFKLTENAMALANIQTSIIGKGNVEGNTIKLSGKIAENEEANAVQVSYFSGRIERLNVSFTGEEVRKGQLLATIYSPELYAAQQELITAASLKESQPALYKAVRNKLKLWKLSENQINQIEETGKVKENFPVYATVSGTVTEKLVEQGDYIKQGQPLLKIANLNTVWGNFDVYENQIDRFKKGQEVMITTNAYPNKEFKGKVDFIDPVLNTKTRTVTLRVVLSNKDDVFKPGMFVTANIEGSTANNDDLLTIPSSSVLWTGERSVVYLKTNPDQPIFEMREIKLGNQIGNEYEVVEGLFVGNEIVTNGTFTVDAAAQLQGKKSMMNKDGGKVMTGHEGHLGMDNNASNKESDHTNMNERLEVSAKFQEQLKAVFNAYINLKDALVKENSKSTSTSTKTLLNELNKVDMKLLSDNKAHNHWMSLEGEIKSSATSISETSDIKSQRDHFKHLSSHLINAVQLFGVNEKVYVEFCPMADNNNGAYWLSKEEKVINPYFGEAMLTCGEVKQVIE from the coding sequence ATGAAAAATAATAAAATAGTCATATATATTGGCATACTCGTAGTAGGTGTGTTATTGGGTTGGTTGCTTTTTGGTGGTTCATCAAAAAAAGATACAGAACATAATCACGATACCATTTCAGAAACCAATCAAATGTGGACGTGTTCTATGCATCCACAAATTATGCAACCAGAATCAGGCGATTGTCCTATTTGTGGTATGGATTTAATTCCTGCTGATGGTGGAAGTGATGGTTTATTAGCAGACCAATTCAAATTGACTGAAAACGCAATGGCTTTAGCTAATATTCAAACATCTATTATTGGTAAAGGCAATGTTGAAGGCAATACTATCAAATTATCTGGTAAAATTGCTGAAAACGAAGAAGCTAATGCAGTACAAGTCAGTTACTTTTCAGGTAGAATTGAACGCTTGAATGTGAGTTTTACAGGTGAAGAAGTTCGTAAAGGTCAATTATTGGCAACCATTTATTCACCAGAACTCTATGCAGCACAACAAGAATTAATTACAGCAGCATCTTTAAAAGAATCACAACCTGCTTTATACAAAGCAGTCCGTAATAAATTGAAATTATGGAAGCTCTCTGAAAATCAAATCAATCAGATTGAAGAAACAGGGAAAGTAAAAGAAAACTTTCCTGTTTATGCAACCGTTTCGGGTACTGTTACAGAAAAATTGGTAGAGCAAGGCGATTACATTAAACAAGGACAACCCTTACTTAAAATTGCTAATCTAAACACGGTTTGGGGAAATTTTGATGTGTATGAAAATCAGATTGACCGCTTTAAAAAAGGACAGGAAGTGATGATAACAACCAATGCTTATCCTAATAAAGAGTTTAAAGGTAAAGTAGATTTCATTGACCCAGTTTTAAACACGAAAACAAGAACTGTAACCTTACGTGTTGTTTTAAGTAATAAGGACGATGTATTTAAACCAGGAATGTTTGTAACCGCAAATATTGAAGGCAGTACAGCTAATAATGATGACCTATTAACAATTCCTTCATCTTCTGTGTTATGGACAGGTGAACGTTCTGTGGTGTACCTTAAAACAAATCCAGACCAACCTATTTTTGAAATGCGTGAAATTAAATTAGGCAATCAAATTGGTAATGAATATGAAGTTGTAGAAGGATTATTTGTTGGAAATGAAATAGTGACTAACGGTACATTTACGGTTGATGCAGCAGCACAATTACAAGGGAAAAAGTCTATGATGAATAAAGATGGTGGTAAAGTAATGACTGGACACGAAGGTCATTTAGGTATGGATAACAATGCATCTAACAAAGAAAGTGACCACACTAATATGAATGAGCGTTTGGAAGTATCAGCGAAATTTCAAGAGCAGTTAAAAGCTGTTTTCAATGCGTATATCAATTTAAAAGATGCTTTAGTAAAAGAAAATTCAAAAAGTACTTCAACAAGCACAAAAACTTTATTAAATGAATTGAACAAAGTAGATATGAAATTGTTGTCAGATAATAAGGCGCATAACCATTGGATGTCATTAGAAGGCGAAATAAAATCTTCTGCAACTTCAATTTCTGAAACGTCCGATATAAAATCACAAAGAGACCATTTTAAACACTTATCATCACATCTAATCAATGCTGTACAACTATTTGGTGTCAATGAAAAGGTCTATGTGGAATTTTGTCCAATGGCAGATAACAACAATGGTGCATATTGGTTGAGTAAAGAAGAAAAAGTAATCAATCCATACTTTGGCGAAGCAATGCTAACCTGTGGTGAAGTAAAACAAGTAATAGAATAA
- a CDS encoding DUF6943 family protein, which produces MSTFELKTHQIGRTYSNPHFFILNKGLNSGKPLLKSCANCFVVTTTTEEVKHTLFHLSMMLQIGGFYAYYLKGSVIPFISIDDCRNTLKNSYSSLFYDAIQLQKHINIVSAINKKEKELHKIISKMGDLKVSYIQSLFSKMQKEAI; this is translated from the coding sequence ATGTCAACTTTTGAACTAAAAACACACCAAATCGGAAGAACCTACTCGAACCCTCATTTTTTCATTCTAAATAAAGGTCTAAACAGCGGAAAACCACTCTTAAAATCCTGTGCTAACTGTTTCGTTGTCACTACTACAACAGAAGAGGTAAAACACACACTTTTTCACTTATCTATGATGTTGCAAATAGGCGGTTTTTACGCTTACTATTTAAAAGGTAGTGTTATTCCGTTTATTTCAATAGATGATTGTAGGAACACTTTGAAAAACAGCTACAGCTCATTGTTTTATGATGCAATTCAGTTGCAAAAACATATTAATATTGTGTCAGCAATTAATAAAAAGGAAAAGGAGCTTCATAAAATCATTTCAAAAATGGGAGATTTGAAAGTATCATATATTCAAAGTTTATTTTCTAAAATGCAAAAAGAAGCAATCTAA
- a CDS encoding TolC family protein: MKTKLIILIVLFISIYANAQQTLTLEDCYSLATKNYPLSKQTGLLEQKSSYEIDALSKGKLPKIDVNAQATYQSDVIGLPTSLPGVQSLNKDQYRATLDVNQLVYNGGIIDANAKLKEAQTKTQQQLIEVSLYQIKTRISQYFFSILLLQEKKALLSSKKELLISKVKEVKSGVKFGAILPSSELVLEAEIIKIDQQLIEIKFENIKLLNNLSELTFSDIDTETTLIKPVSYPNSTNITRPEIAFYDLQNQQLEFSKNVLSKSNLPKINAFGQAGYGNPGLNMLDNSFQTFYVVGLKANWNIFDWGKTKTDKKALDISKEIVTSEKETFELNNKIQLEEQDFEIKKLEQLLLSDTEIIQIREKVIKSSDAQLKNGVITSSEYLIELTNLFEAKNTLKMHEVQLAAAKSNYEIIKGK; the protein is encoded by the coding sequence ATGAAAACTAAGTTAATCATACTGATAGTATTGTTTATATCAATATATGCAAATGCACAACAGACTTTAACCTTGGAAGATTGTTACTCATTAGCTACAAAAAATTATCCTTTATCAAAACAAACAGGTTTATTAGAACAGAAATCAAGTTATGAAATTGACGCATTAAGCAAAGGAAAATTACCAAAAATCGATGTAAACGCACAAGCAACTTATCAATCTGATGTGATTGGATTACCTACTTCACTTCCAGGGGTTCAATCTTTAAATAAAGATCAATATAGAGCAACTTTAGATGTAAATCAATTAGTGTACAATGGTGGAATAATTGATGCAAATGCAAAATTAAAAGAGGCACAAACCAAAACACAACAACAACTAATAGAAGTTAGTTTATACCAAATAAAAACTCGAATCAGTCAATATTTCTTTTCTATTTTGTTACTTCAAGAAAAAAAAGCACTACTATCTTCAAAAAAAGAGTTATTAATTTCCAAAGTTAAGGAAGTGAAATCGGGAGTCAAATTTGGAGCAATTCTTCCGTCATCAGAACTGGTTTTAGAAGCAGAAATTATTAAAATAGACCAGCAATTAATAGAAATTAAATTCGAAAACATCAAATTATTAAATAATCTTTCTGAATTAACTTTTTCTGATATTGATACCGAAACAACTTTAATAAAACCAGTTTCATATCCAAACAGCACAAATATAACAAGGCCCGAAATTGCTTTTTATGATTTACAAAATCAGCAATTAGAGTTCTCAAAAAATGTTCTATCTAAATCAAATCTTCCAAAAATAAATGCTTTTGGTCAAGCGGGTTATGGTAATCCCGGATTAAACATGTTAGACAATTCTTTTCAAACATTTTATGTTGTTGGCCTAAAAGCGAATTGGAATATTTTTGATTGGGGCAAAACCAAAACAGATAAAAAAGCATTGGATATATCTAAAGAAATAGTGACATCTGAGAAAGAAACATTTGAATTAAATAACAAAATACAATTAGAAGAGCAAGATTTTGAAATTAAAAAATTAGAACAACTGCTGCTTTCTGATACCGAAATAATTCAAATACGTGAAAAAGTTATTAAATCCTCAGATGCCCAATTAAAAAATGGTGTGATAACATCGTCTGAATATCTTATAGAATTAACCAATTTATTTGAAGCAAAAAACACTTTAAAGATGCATGAAGTTCAATTAGCAGCAGCTAAATCAAATTACGAAATAATTAAAGGAAAATAA
- a CDS encoding DUF6266 family protein, with the protein MGKIAQGILGGLSGKVGNVIGGSWKGIDYIRIKPSSVANPRTVGQVNQRTKFTATLEFLQAVKPFIKLGYKGLAVKKTEFNAAMSYVLNNAITGTEPNFVVDYPNALVSRGGLSGVLNPTTDLATAGEVTFGWDDNSAEGNANATDKAMLLVYNPSKKESISLLDGADRTVGSQIIPIPTTYAGDTVELFMAFISADGSQVSNSIYLGSGTAN; encoded by the coding sequence ATGGGTAAAATTGCTCAAGGTATTTTAGGAGGTCTTTCAGGTAAGGTTGGTAACGTTATCGGTGGAAGCTGGAAAGGAATTGATTACATTAGAATTAAACCTTCAAGTGTAGCCAATCCAAGAACTGTTGGTCAAGTAAACCAAAGAACCAAGTTTACTGCCACTTTAGAATTTTTACAGGCTGTAAAGCCTTTTATTAAGTTAGGATATAAAGGGTTAGCTGTTAAGAAAACAGAATTTAATGCTGCAATGTCGTATGTATTGAATAATGCGATTACAGGTACTGAACCTAACTTTGTTGTTGACTATCCAAACGCTTTAGTAAGTCGAGGAGGTTTATCTGGTGTGCTAAACCCAACGACTGATTTAGCAACTGCTGGAGAAGTAACGTTTGGTTGGGATGATAACTCTGCTGAAGGTAACGCAAATGCTACTGACAAGGCGATGTTATTGGTTTACAATCCTTCAAAAAAGGAATCCATTTCTTTACTTGATGGAGCAGACAGAACAGTAGGTTCTCAAATTATTCCAATCCCAACAACTTATGCAGGAGATACAGTAGAGCTATTTATGGCTTTTATTTCTGCTGATGGTAGTCAAGTATCAAACAGTATTTATTTAGGCTCTGGTACAGCTAATTAA
- a CDS encoding heavy-metal-associated domain-containing protein: MKRVILSIAVIAALGFTSCKNETKKETETTTTEMSKDMAMTDLSFGVRGNCGMCKSTIEKAANGVEGVASANWDVDKKKIDVSFDDTKTDVMAIHKAIAASGYDTEKVAGDEEAYDGLPGCCKYDHEMMMNQSGEEESDDHSNHDH; this comes from the coding sequence ATGAAGAGAGTAATCTTAAGTATCGCTGTAATAGCAGCATTAGGTTTCACAAGTTGTAAAAACGAAACCAAAAAAGAAACAGAAACCACAACTACTGAAATGTCAAAAGATATGGCAATGACAGACCTGTCTTTTGGTGTAAGAGGAAATTGCGGAATGTGTAAAAGCACTATCGAAAAAGCAGCTAACGGTGTTGAAGGTGTTGCAAGTGCTAATTGGGATGTCGATAAAAAGAAGATTGACGTGTCTTTTGATGATACAAAAACCGATGTAATGGCAATCCATAAAGCAATCGCAGCTTCAGGTTATGATACCGAAAAAGTAGCAGGTGATGAAGAAGCATATGATGGTTTACCAGGTTGTTGTAAATACGACCACGAAATGATGATGAATCAATCTGGTGAAGAAGAAAGTGATGACCATTCAAATCACGACCATTAA
- a CDS encoding HlyD family secretion protein: MKKISIIILATIGLISCNKNNDKADGYGNFEATEITISSEANGKIEFLKVEEGDELKSQLQVGLVDTLQLHFAKQQLIASKSTVSSKSANIISQKSVLNEQLKTAKLEKNRIRNMYAENAATKRQVDEIEGKVKVIEEQIKSVGTQNAPILNDLKSIDVQIAKINDQIAKSKIINPINGTVLTKYAEPGEISAFGKPLYKIADVSEMTLRIYVSETQLSKIKVGQNVSVKIDAEKDMKSYPGTISWIASSAEFTPKIIQTKEERVNLVYAVKVKVKNDGSLKIGMPAEMWIKDGD, translated from the coding sequence ATGAAAAAAATAAGCATAATAATTTTAGCAACGATAGGGTTAATTTCTTGTAACAAAAATAACGACAAAGCTGACGGTTATGGGAACTTTGAAGCAACTGAAATAACTATTTCTTCAGAAGCTAACGGTAAAATAGAGTTTTTAAAAGTCGAAGAAGGAGATGAATTAAAATCTCAATTACAAGTAGGATTAGTTGATACATTACAATTACATTTTGCGAAACAACAATTAATTGCCTCTAAAAGCACCGTGTCGTCAAAATCCGCAAATATAATATCACAAAAAAGCGTCTTAAATGAACAATTAAAAACAGCTAAATTAGAGAAAAACCGAATCCGTAATATGTATGCTGAAAATGCTGCAACTAAACGACAAGTAGATGAAATTGAAGGAAAGGTAAAAGTTATCGAAGAGCAAATTAAAAGTGTCGGAACTCAAAACGCACCTATTTTAAATGACTTAAAATCGATAGATGTACAAATTGCTAAAATCAATGACCAAATAGCAAAAAGTAAAATTATTAATCCTATTAATGGAACTGTTTTGACTAAGTATGCAGAACCAGGCGAAATATCAGCATTTGGAAAACCACTATACAAGATAGCTGATGTTTCTGAAATGACTTTGCGAATCTATGTAAGCGAAACACAGTTGTCAAAAATAAAAGTTGGACAAAATGTATCGGTAAAAATTGATGCTGAAAAAGATATGAAATCATATCCAGGAACCATTTCATGGATTGCATCTTCGGCAGAGTTTACTCCTAAAATTATTCAAACAAAAGAAGAACGAGTAAATCTCGTTTATGCCGTAAAGGTAAAAGTAAAAAATGACGGTAGTTTAAAAATAGGAATGCCTGCAGAAATGTGGATTAAAGATGGAGATTAA
- a CDS encoding ABC transporter ATP-binding protein translates to MSIAVNNISKSYKKLKAVDSITFKVNDGELFGLIGPDGAGKTTIFRILTTLLVANEGSAEVAGYDVVKQLKEIRNSVGYMPGKFSLYQDLTVEENLHFFATIFGTTIEENYDLIKDIYIQIEPFKDRRAGALSGGMKQKLALCCALIHAPKVLFLDEPTTGVDPVSRKEFWIMLKRLQQKGITILVSTPYMDEASLCDRIALIQKGKILKIDTPQNIINNYEKVIYDVQAKNTHGLIHDLKNYPNQYSVYAFGEFVHYIDKNATFNPNDLQTYLKNKNHTDIIIKPATITIEDVFMDL, encoded by the coding sequence ATGAGTATTGCTGTAAACAACATATCAAAATCTTACAAAAAGTTAAAAGCTGTCGATAGCATTACTTTTAAGGTAAATGACGGAGAATTATTTGGTTTAATTGGACCTGATGGTGCAGGGAAAACAACTATTTTCAGAATACTAACTACGCTTTTAGTTGCTAATGAAGGAAGTGCAGAAGTCGCTGGATATGATGTAGTCAAACAACTCAAAGAAATCAGAAACTCTGTTGGCTATATGCCAGGAAAATTCTCGCTATATCAAGATTTAACTGTTGAAGAAAACTTACATTTTTTTGCCACTATTTTCGGAACCACAATTGAGGAAAATTATGATTTAATTAAAGACATATACATTCAAATTGAACCATTCAAAGACAGAAGAGCAGGTGCTCTTTCGGGCGGAATGAAACAAAAATTAGCATTATGTTGTGCGTTAATTCATGCTCCAAAAGTATTATTTCTTGACGAACCAACTACAGGAGTTGATCCCGTTTCTCGAAAAGAATTTTGGATAATGCTAAAAAGATTGCAACAAAAAGGCATTACAATATTAGTTTCAACACCTTATATGGATGAAGCTTCTCTTTGCGATAGAATTGCATTAATTCAAAAAGGCAAAATTTTAAAAATAGATACACCTCAAAATATCATTAACAACTACGAAAAAGTAATTTATGATGTACAAGCAAAAAACACACACGGATTGATTCACGATTTAAAAAATTATCCTAATCAATACAGTGTTTATGCTTTTGGTGAGTTTGTACATTACATAGATAAAAATGCAACTTTCAATCCAAACGATTTACAAACCTATTTGAAAAATAAAAATCATACGGATATAATTATTAAACCTGCTACAATAACCATTGAAGATGTTTTCATGGACTTATAA